CTCTGGCTGTGCGACCACCAGTACGACAGAGTACTGGGACGTCCGCCCCCAGGGCCCTGGGGTCTGCCGTGGCTGGGCTACCTGCCCTTCCTAAGCCGCCGGGCACCCCACAAATCGCTGCAGGCTTTGGCCCGCCGCTACGGGGGCATCTATCAACTGCGCATGGGCAGCGTGAAGGCAGTGATACTCTCGGACGTGACCCTGGTCCGGGAGTTCTTCCGCCACGAGGTGATGGCGGCTCGGGCGCCGCTCTACCTCACACACGGCATCATGGGCGGATATGGTAAGGATATGGATATGAACACCTGCCTTGCGCTTGACTCTGACCAACGTCTGACTGTTCTGCAGGCATCATCTGCGCCGCGGGTCCCATTTGGAAACATCAGCGTCGAGAGCTTATCGATTGGCTGAAGGCATTGGGGATGACACGGCGACCGGGAGAGACGCGGAGCCGTCTCGAGCAACGGATCGGGAGGGGTGTGGACGAGTGTGTGCAGGTGAGTGCCTATGCCTCAGAGTGACTAAGCGGCCAGTTCCTCGAATGTAGAAGGCGAATGTCCAGGTCCTTCCCCTGGGCACAGTGAGATCGATCAATTATTCTGTGTTGTGTGTTCTTTCGGCGGGGAATGTGTAAATGTGAATGCCAAAAGAATGAATGAGTGAATACTCACTTTCTGCTGTGGCTATCACTTGCTAATTTCTTGCGTGCTTTTTTGCTTCTCCCGCTTTCCATTTGTTTATTCCTTCATTCGCTTCTTCTTTCCCTTTCGCTttctgactctgcctctgactctgcctgCGCCACATTCTCCATCAAAGCTGTACGAAACGGATGCGGATGTGAGTCCTTCGTCGGAGTTCGACCCGGTGCCCGCCCTCCAGCACACGCTTGGGAATATCATCAACGATCTGGTCTTCGGTGTCACCTACGAGCGGCAGGACCCCGATTGGCTGTACCTGCAACGACTGCAGGAGGAGGGGGTCAAACTGATCGGCGTCTCGGGCGTGGTCAACTTCCTGCCCTGGCTGCGACGTCTGCCGTGGAATCGGCGCAACATATGCTTCTTGATGGAAGGCAAGTCCAGGACGCACGCCATCTACGACCGCATCGTCGAGAGTTGCGAGAACAGGCTTAAGGAGCTGCAAGAGCAATATCAGGAgaagcagcgccagcgccaacagcagcaggatctACAGCAGTACCAACAGCAGGACCCACAGCAGGATCCAGAGCCTGAATCTGGATCGGAGCAGAGTCTGCAGCAGAGCCCAGAACAAAAAGAGGAGAAgccagtagcagcagcagcagcagcacaagaagTGCCCCATGAACAAGTCCCAGCAAAGAAGGAAGATCAAGATCCGAATCAGCACGCAGAACAGAACCAAGTAGGGGACCGGGTCACCGAGCATGAACAGAAGCAAGGCCCTGAGCAAGAAGAGGATCagaagggggaggaggaggaggacgacgacgacgacgacgacgtgtATGAACCTACTTGTATCCTGGAGCATTTTCTTATCAACCGAGTGCCCTTTTCGGAGCTATACTGCGACGAGCAGCTGCGCCATCTCCTCGCCGACCTCTTCGGCGCCGGTGTGGACACCTCCCTCGCCACGCTCCGCTGGTTCCTGCTCTACATGGCCCGCGAGCAGAGCTCCCAGCGCCGTCTGCACGAGCTGCTCCTTCCCCTgagtgccacgcccacactggaggagctgcagccgCTGGCCTTCCTCCGGGCCTGTATCTCGGAGGTGCAGCGTATACGCAGCGTGGTGCCGCTAGGCATTCCGCACGGAGCCGAGCGGGACTTCACTGTGGGAAAGTACCGGATCGCGGCCGGCAGCATGATCGTCTCACTTCAGTGGGCCATTCACATGGACCCGGCGGTGtggccggagccggagcagtTCCGTCCGGATCGCTTTCTCAATGCCGAAGGACACTACTCGGCGCCGCCCCAGtttatccccttccagacggGCAAGCGCATGTGTCCTGGCGATGAGCTGGCCCGCATGATGCTAACCCTTTTCGCTGGACGCATCCTGAGACGCTTTCACGTGGAGATGGTCCCCGGCTGCGATGCGGACATGGAAGGCGAGTGCGGCATCACCTTGGCACCCGCTCCCTACAAGCTGCGCTTCACGAAGCTTCCGCCCATGGAATTGCAAGTGGAGGAGCAGCCACTGGTACAGGCCTAGGGCTAGGAGAGAATGAGATGGAGTGATGGCTCTTTTTTCCCTTCTATGCATACATATTagtgtgttttattttgtacttAGAAtcttttgaaatatatttgctAATTGGTGAAGTTATCCTTCTTTAtcaatgttttgttttcattaaaatactATAAGAAACCAGGAAGCAATAATCAAGGACCGCAGAATCATTCCCTTGGAATGGCCGCACAGCAGAATTAAATGCTCTAGGGATACAATATTATAGGAAAGAAtacaaaatgtataaatattctACTAATGGGGCTCGGGAATGTTGTTCACGAATTAATGTCCGCAAATTTGGGGAGTAGGGATTTTTAGCAttgcatattttcatattaaattaaaatagagacgctttgttttgcttgctaaaaattcaattattatcAGAGAAGAATATGCATAATAAGGATATAGAATGTTACTCAGGGATGGGAAATTTCTTCGAATTTTCCGTTTTACTTTTCCTCCCATTTCCCAACAGTTTCCGATCTGTGTTCTGTTGTGAGCACACAGATCGTTTCAGGACCGAATAATGGCTTTTGTGAGCCTCTTTTGAAAAGGTTAAAGCTTCTGTGTTTCTTCTCAGCTTTCATTGAAAGATAAAATTGTTTATACtataattgtattttatttgatttattttcgaaTTGTTTCCTATTTTGTTGTGAGCTTGTAAGACTAAACCacagtttgttttgttgtttggaCATTAAGCTAGGACTAATGCTATGAAATAAACAAGAACCTTAGCTAACCCATCAGCTAAGGTTGCCTAAGCCAGCTGGACGACAGCAAAACATAGCAATAgcatacaaataataataataataatattaattaatattaattaataataataataaaaaaacattaaCGATAGTGGATCGTAACTAAGGTATTCATTAGGGGGTAGAACTACAATTAATTGAACACAGCTTCTTGGGGGTGAAAGAATAGAATTGGTTGCAGTCGTCGATCTGATGGTGGGTGCATCAGGGCATCAGGACATCAGGGCATCCGGGCACTTGGCGCCTTCCTTCTCTTCTGCATGGACACGCGAGTATCCTTCGAGTGGCTTCCTGCCACACGGGGGAACCGGGTCACGTCGTGAAGACAGATTACTAGCTAATTTATACGGCAATAGCTATAGTCATCGATGCAAGCGGCTTAACGTGCTTCTCTTGGGTggcatttgcttttgcttttgcgtttgcgttttgtgtgtgtgttttgtggttttttttatataggAACAAAACCGTGCTCTTCATCCAGGCCGATCCAAGCCGATCCAAGCCGATCCAGATCGCGCGCCCTATCAATTGGAGCCTACGTTGCGCATATGGTGGGGATCGGTGGCAGTGGGTGCCAGGGGGCGACGCTTGAGGCACACTTTGAATGCCTCCGGCGTGATGGTGGCCCCCACGTTGCCCTTGAGACTGGGCAGCGGCTGGCCCTCGGGCAGGGCAATGTCAAAGCAGTGCATGAACGAGGCGAAAAACAGGAAAAGCTCCATCTTGGCCAGAACATCGCCCAGGCACATCCGCCGTCCGACTCCGAACGGTATGAAGTACTCTGGCTTGCGCACCTTGCCCTCTGTGTCGATGAACCGCGAGGGGCGGAACTCCTCGGGCTTCTCCCACAGATTGGGGTCCATGTGGACACTGTTGATCAAGGGAATGACATGGGAGCCGGCCGGTATGGTGTAGCCATTCAATTCTACATCTCTGTAAAGCGAATCAAGTAGAGGAAAAGGGAGATTGTGATTAGTAGGAGCGTGCCACAAATGCCAGCTGATAATCGCTGGTGGTTGCTGATTACTAGCAAAGCAACCACACGCGAGCTATGAGGGGCTGGTGGCTGGACTGGGGTATGGACTGGgactgtggctggggctgcggctgcggctgggggCCTACAGTCTAATCTGCTAAGCCAAGTGCGTGTCCAGAAAGTGGGCCACTGCGCCACTGGTGGCCAATGGTGATGGAAACGGAGGGGGACAATGAAAATTCCGCATTGAATGAAAAGCCACGACAATGAATGGCAATCGCATGGCATAGCGTAGATCAGAGATCTTGGTGTGAATGAACGGACTTCGCGTAAGTGCGTAAGCATTTCCAAGGGGCTGCCGATGCTTTCATATTGTGAATTGGATTGGGAACTGGGGATTGGGGACTGGGGGTTGGAGGTTGGGGGTTGGAGAGCTTGAATGCTTACCTTGTGGGTGAGTGGGTTGTGGCCAACGGCACAATGCTGGAGCGGCGCATCGACTCGAGGATGGTGGACTCGGTCACGGGCAGGTACTGAAGGTCCTCGATGGTGGGCAGGCGGTGGCGTCCGACCACCTGGTCCAGCTCGTCCTGGACGCGACGCATCTCCTTAGGATTGCGTAGCATGAAGACGTTGATCCAGAGCAGGGTGGTCTTGATGGTCTCCATGCCAGCTGAGAAGAGGTCGATGATCACCTGGACAAGTTGCTCCTCTGCAAGGAAACGAACAAGGATATGCGTGAAAGGATGCTCAGGATGGTCAGGGCATTGCACGGCGGGAGTTGTTGTTCTGAGACAGGGATTCTTGGCtgggatctggatctggatctggcaCTCACCGTGATTCTTGCCATCGAAAAGCTCAGC
The sequence above is a segment of the Drosophila pseudoobscura strain MV-25-SWS-2005 chromosome X, UCI_Dpse_MV25, whole genome shotgun sequence genome. Coding sequences within it:
- the phtm gene encoding cytochrome P450 306a1, which translates into the protein MSASFATASASASVFDWLPLSGHSFCLLVVPGLLILIILWLCDHQYDRVLGRPPPGPWGLPWLGYLPFLSRRAPHKSLQALARRYGGIYQLRMGSVKAVILSDVTLVREFFRHEVMAARAPLYLTHGIMGGYGIICAAGPIWKHQRRELIDWLKALGMTRRPGETRSRLEQRIGRGVDECVQLYETDADVSPSSEFDPVPALQHTLGNIINDLVFGVTYERQDPDWLYLQRLQEEGVKLIGVSGVVNFLPWLRRLPWNRRNICFLMEGKSRTHAIYDRIVESCENRLKELQEQYQEKQRQRQQQQDLQQYQQQDPQQDPEPESGSEQSLQQSPEQKEEKPVAAAAAAQEVPHEQVPAKKEDQDPNQHAEQNQVGDRVTEHEQKQGPEQEEDQKGEEEEDDDDDDDVYEPTCILEHFLINRVPFSELYCDEQLRHLLADLFGAGVDTSLATLRWFLLYMAREQSSQRRLHELLLPLSATPTLEELQPLAFLRACISEVQRIRSVVPLGIPHGAERDFTVGKYRIAAGSMIVSLQWAIHMDPAVWPEPEQFRPDRFLNAEGHYSAPPQFIPFQTGKRMCPGDELARMMLTLFAGRILRRFHVEMVPGCDADMEGECGITLAPAPYKLRFTKLPPMELQVEEQPLVQA